A genomic window from Agrobacterium larrymoorei includes:
- a CDS encoding MFS transporter, which translates to MASKAIDAAEPQGDTMSSAMIFLLASACGLVAANLYYAQPLAGVIGAELGLSPAATGLIVTLTQIGYGLGLLFVVPLGDLVENRKLIVVTVATAVLALIAAALAPHAAPFLFAVFLVGISSVAVQMIVPFAAHLTPHAIRGRVVGTVMSGLMVGIMLARPVSSILSEFVSWRGVFLVSAVVMAVLALVLYRLLPRRVPDAKLPYGALLRSMGQLARTTPILQRRSVYQAAMFGAFSLFWTTTPLYLSGPAFRLTQGEIALFALAGAAGAVAAPIAGRMADRGWTWGATLFALTAAATSFLVTHIAPEGSHLSLALLVIAAIILDFAVTTNLVLSQRAIFSLGAEVRSRLNGVFMATFFMGGAVGSALGGWAYAHGQWTGASWLGFALPVMALGFFLTERKGERRAVKLG; encoded by the coding sequence ATGGCTTCGAAAGCTATTGATGCGGCCGAACCGCAGGGGGATACCATGTCTTCTGCGATGATCTTTCTGCTGGCCAGTGCCTGCGGGCTGGTGGCGGCCAATCTCTATTATGCGCAACCGTTGGCGGGCGTCATCGGCGCGGAACTCGGGCTCTCACCAGCGGCAACGGGGCTGATCGTGACGTTGACGCAGATCGGCTATGGCCTCGGTCTTCTCTTCGTTGTTCCGCTTGGCGATCTGGTGGAGAACCGCAAGCTGATCGTTGTCACTGTGGCCACTGCGGTTCTGGCCCTGATTGCAGCCGCGCTTGCGCCCCATGCCGCGCCGTTTCTCTTTGCCGTCTTTCTCGTTGGTATCAGTTCGGTTGCGGTGCAGATGATCGTGCCATTCGCTGCGCATCTGACACCCCATGCGATCCGCGGACGCGTCGTCGGAACGGTCATGAGCGGGTTGATGGTCGGTATCATGCTGGCGCGTCCGGTTTCCAGCATTCTGTCCGAATTCGTCTCGTGGCGGGGCGTCTTCTTAGTGTCTGCTGTCGTGATGGCCGTGCTTGCGCTCGTGCTGTACCGGTTGCTTCCGCGCCGCGTACCGGATGCGAAGCTGCCTTACGGCGCGCTTTTGAGGTCGATGGGCCAACTTGCGCGCACCACCCCGATCCTGCAGCGGCGCTCTGTCTATCAGGCCGCGATGTTCGGCGCCTTCAGCCTATTCTGGACAACGACGCCGCTTTATCTCAGCGGCCCGGCTTTCCGGTTGACACAGGGTGAAATCGCGCTGTTCGCTCTTGCCGGTGCTGCCGGTGCGGTTGCGGCTCCGATCGCCGGACGAATGGCCGATCGCGGCTGGACCTGGGGCGCAACATTGTTCGCGCTCACCGCTGCCGCGACGTCCTTCCTCGTCACCCATATCGCGCCGGAAGGATCGCACCTGTCTCTGGCCCTACTCGTCATCGCTGCCATCATTCTGGACTTTGCCGTCACCACCAATCTGGTGTTGAGCCAGCGGGCCATTTTTTCACTCGGTGCAGAGGTCCGCAGCCGCCTCAACGGCGTCTTCATGGCGACCTTCTTCATGGGCGGTGCGGTCGGGTCGGCACTGGGTGGCTGGGCCTATGCGCATGGCCAGTGGACTGGCGCATCATGGCTTGGCTTCGCTTTGCCGGTGATGGCGCTTGGCTTCTTTCTGACGGAGCGAAAAGGCGAGAGGCGGGCGGTGAAATTGGGCTGA
- a CDS encoding TetR/AcrR family transcriptional regulator, with product MLPQYHPIASAAGPREFDVDAAIDRAIGVFSKRGFHATSVGDLTEAMALTQGSLYKAFKDKKDIYIAAVERYKLVQTKRFEAKVQAGENGRERLRAAMEFYAGNSAGSSGEQGCLIVGAVADLASLDADVARVVRSAIEAREKILARLVREGQADGSVTGRGDADVLAKTALCLLYGMRVVGKTGPSREDMSSVVDAAMRIFD from the coding sequence TTGCTTCCTCAGTATCACCCAATCGCCAGCGCGGCCGGGCCGCGTGAATTCGATGTCGATGCCGCTATCGACAGGGCGATTGGTGTGTTTTCCAAGCGCGGCTTCCATGCCACCTCGGTGGGTGATCTGACCGAGGCGATGGCGTTGACGCAGGGTAGTCTCTACAAGGCGTTCAAAGACAAGAAGGATATCTATATCGCTGCCGTCGAGCGCTACAAGCTGGTGCAGACGAAGCGGTTCGAGGCCAAGGTGCAGGCGGGTGAAAACGGCCGCGAAAGGCTTAGGGCGGCCATGGAATTTTATGCCGGCAACTCGGCGGGCTCGTCCGGTGAACAGGGTTGCCTGATCGTCGGGGCGGTTGCCGATCTGGCATCATTGGATGCGGATGTGGCGCGCGTGGTGAGAAGCGCCATCGAGGCGCGAGAAAAGATACTGGCCCGCCTTGTGCGGGAAGGGCAGGCGGATGGCTCTGTGACGGGTCGGGGCGATGCGGACGTTCTCGCCAAGACTGCGCTTTGCCTGCTGTACGGAATGCGGGTCGTCGGCAAGACCGGCCCCTCCCGGGAGGATATGTCGTCGGTCGTCGATGCCGCCATGCGCATTTTCGATTGA
- a CDS encoding BrnT family toxin — protein MEIIYDEAKRLTNIEKHGLDFADLSIDFFGNSMVVAANAGRFMAIGEFQGRVIIAVVFRPMGSQALSVISMRPASSKERKLV, from the coding sequence ATGGAGATCATCTATGACGAAGCGAAGCGTCTAACCAACATCGAAAAGCATGGTCTCGACTTCGCGGATTTGTCGATCGATTTTTTCGGTAACTCAATGGTCGTCGCGGCGAACGCAGGACGCTTTATGGCGATTGGCGAGTTTCAGGGCCGTGTCATTATCGCGGTGGTTTTTCGGCCAATGGGATCTCAGGCGTTGTCAGTCATTTCAATGCGCCCTGCAAGCAGCAAAGAAAGGAAACTGGTATGA
- a CDS encoding BrnA antitoxin family protein yields MTIKFSSKRPLTKEEEVEVQRMIDRDPEAPEATDEQLAQAKSFRQVFPELAESIDREIARRGRPKAESHKTSVTIRLDPDIVAHYKASGKGWQSRMNNDLRKVAGL; encoded by the coding sequence ATGACAATCAAGTTTTCGTCGAAACGCCCGCTGACGAAAGAGGAGGAAGTGGAAGTACAGCGAATGATCGATAGAGATCCAGAAGCGCCCGAAGCCACAGATGAACAACTCGCGCAGGCGAAGTCTTTTCGACAGGTCTTTCCCGAACTGGCCGAGAGCATCGACAGAGAGATTGCGCGACGCGGTAGGCCCAAAGCTGAAAGCCATAAGACCTCCGTCACAATCCGCCTCGATCCCGATATCGTTGCGCACTACAAGGCAAGTGGAAAGGGCTGGCAGTCCCGCATGAACAACGATCTGAGGAAAGTTGCCGGTCTCTGA
- a CDS encoding ParA family protein → MTVITFANTKGGAGKTTAVLLLATELARTGHRVTVLDADPQLWISHWFEISGSINNLSVISNVTMASLEGHIRENRSNTDCFIIDLPGTKSPLLTMTLGISDHVLIPVQGSAMDARGAAEVMDHLAFLDTKMGRKIDHSVVLTRVNAMVSTRALLQVKMLLEKRNVRVLNTPIAERAAFRDIFDHGGTIAALDCQKVSNVDKALDNVRLFATEVLGLLPARVVRSGRDLRLARRAA, encoded by the coding sequence ATGACAGTCATTACATTCGCCAATACCAAGGGTGGGGCAGGCAAGACGACGGCGGTTCTTCTGCTCGCAACGGAACTGGCCCGCACCGGCCACCGCGTTACTGTTCTCGACGCAGACCCGCAGCTTTGGATTTCGCACTGGTTTGAGATCTCCGGTTCCATCAACAATCTCAGCGTCATTTCCAACGTGACCATGGCGTCTCTGGAAGGTCACATCCGCGAGAACCGCTCCAATACGGACTGTTTCATCATCGATCTTCCCGGCACCAAGAGCCCGCTCTTGACGATGACGCTTGGTATTTCCGATCACGTTCTCATCCCGGTGCAGGGATCGGCCATGGACGCGCGTGGTGCTGCGGAAGTCATGGATCACCTCGCATTTCTCGACACGAAGATGGGCCGGAAGATCGATCATTCGGTCGTGCTGACCCGTGTGAATGCCATGGTCAGCACTCGCGCGCTGCTTCAGGTCAAGATGTTGCTTGAAAAACGCAATGTCCGCGTTCTCAATACGCCGATTGCCGAACGCGCCGCATTCCGCGACATCTTCGATCACGGCGGCACGATTGCAGCACTCGACTGTCAAAAGGTCAGCAATGTCGATAAGGCGCTGGACAATGTGCGGCTTTTCGCTACCGAAGTTCTCGGACTTCTTCCCGCCCGCGTCGTCCGCTCTGGACGCGACTTGAGGCTGGCCCGCAGGGCGGCGTGA
- a CDS encoding VOC family protein, whose amino-acid sequence MNKNTICIWYDGQAEAAARFYAETFPDSSVGAMTRAPGDYPSGGEGDVLVVEFTVAGIPCIGLNGGPTFKHSEAFSFQIATDDQEETDRYWNAIVGNGGQESECGWCKDRWGISWQITPRTLLEALAAGGGEAKRAFAAMMTMKKIDVATIDAARRGD is encoded by the coding sequence ATGAACAAGAATACGATCTGTATCTGGTACGACGGGCAAGCCGAGGCTGCGGCCCGGTTTTATGCCGAGACTTTCCCGGACAGTTCGGTTGGCGCGATGACGCGTGCACCTGGTGACTATCCGAGTGGCGGCGAGGGCGACGTTCTGGTGGTGGAGTTCACCGTCGCCGGCATTCCATGCATCGGCCTGAATGGTGGCCCGACCTTCAAGCACAGCGAAGCTTTCTCCTTCCAGATTGCCACCGATGATCAGGAAGAAACAGACCGCTACTGGAACGCGATCGTCGGCAATGGTGGTCAGGAAAGTGAGTGCGGCTGGTGCAAGGATCGGTGGGGCATTTCGTGGCAGATCACACCCCGCACGCTGCTCGAAGCGCTGGCAGCCGGTGGAGGGGAGGCCAAGCGCGCTTTCGCGGCGATGATGACGATGAAAAAGATCGATGTGGCAACGATTGACGCCGCCAGGCGTGGCGACTGA
- a CDS encoding iron-containing alcohol dehydrogenase, translated as MNIVANWSYPTPIKLGRGRIKELAEACKTLGIKKPLLVTDRGLAGMAITGHALDILDEAGLGRAIFSEVDPNPNEINLDGGVKAFKDGGHDGVVAFGGGSGLDLGKAVAFMAGQTRPVWDFEDIGDWWTRANSDGIAPIVAVPTTAGTGSEVGRASVITNSKTHVKKIIFHPKFLPGVVICDPELTVGMPKVITAGTGMDAFAHCLEAYSSPFYHPMSQGIALEGMRLIKEFLPRAYKDGTDIEARTNMMAAAAMGAVSFQKGLGAIHSLSHPIGAVYNTHHGMTNAVVMPAVLRFNRPAIEDKIARAAAYLGIEGGFDGFYDYVLELRKELGVPDNLTAMGIKPDRIDELTVEAIKDPSCGGNPVEMTLENTKALFEACF; from the coding sequence ATGAATATCGTCGCAAACTGGAGCTATCCGACCCCCATCAAGCTCGGGCGTGGCCGCATCAAGGAATTGGCTGAGGCCTGCAAGACGCTCGGCATCAAGAAGCCGCTTTTGGTAACGGATCGCGGTCTTGCGGGCATGGCGATTACCGGCCACGCGCTGGATATTCTCGATGAAGCCGGTCTGGGCCGTGCGATCTTCTCCGAGGTCGATCCCAACCCGAACGAGATCAATCTCGATGGGGGTGTGAAAGCCTTCAAGGATGGCGGTCACGATGGCGTTGTTGCTTTTGGCGGCGGCTCGGGTCTCGATCTCGGCAAGGCGGTTGCCTTCATGGCGGGACAGACGCGCCCGGTCTGGGATTTCGAGGATATCGGCGATTGGTGGACACGTGCCAATTCTGACGGGATCGCGCCGATCGTCGCGGTGCCGACAACGGCCGGTACGGGTTCGGAAGTAGGGCGCGCCAGCGTCATCACCAATTCCAAGACCCATGTAAAGAAGATCATTTTCCATCCGAAATTCCTGCCGGGCGTCGTGATCTGCGATCCGGAACTGACCGTCGGTATGCCGAAGGTCATTACCGCCGGAACCGGTATGGACGCTTTCGCCCATTGCCTGGAGGCCTATTCGTCGCCCTTCTATCACCCGATGAGCCAGGGTATTGCGCTGGAGGGCATGCGGTTGATCAAGGAATTCCTGCCGCGGGCTTACAAGGATGGCACCGATATCGAGGCGCGTACCAATATGATGGCTGCGGCTGCGATGGGTGCGGTCTCTTTCCAGAAGGGCCTTGGCGCGATCCATTCGCTGTCGCACCCGATCGGCGCTGTCTACAACACCCATCACGGTATGACGAATGCTGTGGTGATGCCTGCCGTGCTGCGCTTCAACCGCCCGGCGATCGAAGACAAGATTGCGCGTGCGGCTGCCTATCTCGGGATCGAAGGTGGGTTCGACGGCTTCTACGATTACGTGCTGGAGCTTCGCAAGGAGCTTGGCGTGCCGGACAACCTCACGGCCATGGGCATCAAGCCGGATCGGATCGACGAGTTGACGGTAGAGGCGATCAAGGATCCGAGCTGCGGTGGTAATCCTGTCGAGATGACTTTGGAGAATACCAAGGCGTTGTTCGAGGCGTGTTTCTGA
- a CDS encoding glutamine synthetase family protein, translated as MTTYTFDELKKDVADGRIDTVLACLVDMQGRLMGKRFQAQFFVDSAHDETHSCNYLLATDMEMETVPGYKSTSWEKGYGDYTLKPDMATLRRVPWLEGTALVLCDAYDHHTHAEVPHSPRAMLKSQVARLEAMGLKAYMASELEFFLFDQSFESARASGYRNLNLASAYNEDYHIFQTTKEEEVMRAIRNGLQGAGIPVENTKGEASAGQEEINVRYADALTMADRHAIIKNATKEIAWSKGKAVTFLAKWNYSAAGSSSHIHQSLWSLDGKTSKFFDKDSEHGMSEMMKHYVAGLLAHASEITYFLAPYINSYKRYMAGTFAPTKAVWSMDNRTAGYRLCGDGTKGIRIECRVGGSDLNPHLAMAALLAAGIDGIEKKMELEPQFVGDAYGGKEVREIPKTLRDATDHLNGSAMLRAAFGDDVIDHYVRAAQWEQEEYDRRVTDWEVARGFERA; from the coding sequence ATGACGACCTACACATTCGACGAGCTGAAGAAGGATGTCGCCGATGGGCGCATCGACACGGTTCTGGCGTGCCTCGTGGATATGCAGGGTCGCCTGATGGGCAAGCGGTTTCAGGCGCAATTCTTTGTCGACAGCGCGCATGACGAAACCCATAGCTGCAACTACCTGCTGGCCACCGATATGGAGATGGAGACGGTCCCCGGCTATAAATCCACCAGCTGGGAGAAGGGCTACGGCGACTACACGCTGAAGCCGGACATGGCGACGCTGCGTCGGGTCCCTTGGCTGGAAGGGACAGCGCTCGTTCTCTGCGATGCCTATGATCATCACACCCATGCCGAAGTGCCGCACTCGCCACGCGCCATGCTGAAAAGCCAGGTGGCCCGGCTCGAGGCCATGGGGCTGAAGGCCTATATGGCAAGCGAACTGGAATTCTTTCTCTTCGATCAGAGTTTCGAGTCAGCACGCGCGAGCGGCTATCGCAACCTCAATCTCGCCAGCGCCTATAATGAGGACTACCACATCTTCCAGACCACCAAGGAAGAGGAGGTGATGCGCGCCATCCGCAACGGTTTGCAGGGTGCCGGAATTCCCGTGGAAAACACCAAGGGCGAAGCCTCCGCCGGTCAGGAGGAAATCAATGTCCGCTATGCCGATGCGCTGACCATGGCCGACCGCCATGCGATCATCAAGAATGCCACCAAGGAAATCGCCTGGTCCAAGGGCAAGGCCGTGACCTTCCTTGCCAAGTGGAACTATAGCGCAGCGGGCAGTTCCTCCCATATCCACCAGTCGCTCTGGAGCCTGGATGGCAAGACATCGAAGTTCTTTGACAAGGACTCTGAGCATGGCATGTCTGAGATGATGAAGCATTATGTGGCGGGGCTTCTCGCGCATGCCAGCGAGATCACCTATTTCCTCGCGCCCTATATCAACTCCTACAAGCGCTACATGGCTGGCACCTTTGCGCCGACCAAGGCTGTCTGGAGCATGGACAACCGCACGGCCGGATATCGTCTGTGCGGCGATGGCACGAAGGGCATCCGCATCGAGTGCCGTGTGGGTGGCTCCGATCTCAACCCCCATCTTGCCATGGCGGCGCTGCTTGCGGCGGGCATTGACGGCATCGAGAAGAAGATGGAACTTGAGCCGCAATTCGTCGGCGACGCCTATGGCGGCAAGGAAGTTCGGGAGATTCCGAAAACGCTTCGCGACGCTACGGATCACCTGAATGGCTCCGCCATGCTGCGCGCGGCTTTCGGGGACGACGTGATCGACCACTATGTGCGCGCCGCACAGTGGGAACAGGAAGAGTATGATCGCCGCGTGACCGACTGGGAAGTCGCGCGCGGTTTCGAAAGAGCATAA
- a CDS encoding amino acid permease, producing MDSSSSGVSYKKADASYFEKRGLSRYAGVWSLWALGVGAVISGHFSGWNFGFATGGWGGMLVAGIIIAIMYLGLTFSIAEMSPALPHTGAAYSFARTAMGPWGGFITGLCENVEYVLTPAVIVTFITAYVNSILGLDPAYSPVLWVLFYVIFLALNVFGLELSFKVTLVITLISLGVLVFFWISAIPNIDFSRWALNIGVGPDGKAIELPEGNGPFFPFGISGVLATLPFAVWLFLAIEQLPLAAEESVDPKRDMPKGIILGIITLMISAFMIVLLNPSLPGVGTFHLSSALEPLLDGFKAVYGDSGVVLLGLVALTGLIASFHTILYAQGRQIYSLSRAGYFPTALSITHARFKTPHVAMLTGAIVGLSVMMIIWFALGAEQGGSIIGSVLLNMAVFGAMFSYIMQAISFILLRKNLPDIERPFRSPLGVPGAVLTIIIAVVTLLYQVQDPNFTKGVLWVAIWFAVAIAYFAMIGRHRLILSPEEEFALEHKQAALNASAAKA from the coding sequence ATGGACAGTTCATCATCCGGCGTCAGCTATAAAAAGGCAGACGCATCTTATTTCGAAAAGCGCGGACTATCGCGTTATGCGGGCGTCTGGTCGCTATGGGCGCTCGGCGTCGGCGCCGTCATTTCCGGGCATTTTTCCGGCTGGAACTTCGGTTTCGCCACGGGGGGCTGGGGCGGCATGCTGGTGGCGGGTATCATCATCGCCATCATGTATCTGGGCCTGACCTTTTCCATCGCGGAAATGAGCCCGGCGCTGCCGCACACCGGTGCGGCCTACTCTTTCGCTCGTACTGCGATGGGGCCGTGGGGCGGCTTCATCACCGGGCTTTGCGAGAATGTCGAATATGTCCTGACCCCTGCGGTCATCGTCACCTTCATCACGGCCTATGTGAATTCCATTCTCGGGCTCGATCCGGCCTATTCGCCGGTTCTGTGGGTACTGTTCTATGTCATCTTCCTGGCGTTGAACGTCTTCGGGCTTGAACTTTCCTTCAAGGTGACATTGGTCATCACGCTGATTTCGCTCGGCGTTCTGGTGTTCTTCTGGATCAGCGCCATTCCCAATATCGATTTCTCCCGGTGGGCGCTGAATATCGGTGTCGGGCCGGATGGCAAGGCCATCGAACTGCCGGAGGGAAATGGGCCTTTCTTCCCATTCGGCATTTCAGGCGTACTCGCCACGCTTCCCTTCGCCGTCTGGCTGTTCCTGGCGATCGAACAATTGCCGCTGGCCGCCGAAGAGTCGGTCGATCCCAAGCGCGACATGCCGAAGGGCATCATTCTCGGCATCATCACGCTGATGATTTCCGCATTCATGATCGTGCTTCTCAACCCGTCGCTTCCCGGGGTTGGAACATTCCATCTCAGCTCGGCGCTCGAGCCTCTGCTGGATGGCTTCAAGGCGGTCTATGGTGACAGCGGTGTCGTGCTGCTTGGTCTTGTGGCGCTGACCGGTCTCATCGCCAGCTTCCACACCATCCTTTATGCGCAGGGGCGGCAGATCTATTCGCTGTCACGCGCCGGCTACTTCCCGACAGCCCTGTCGATTACGCACGCCAGGTTCAAGACGCCGCACGTTGCCATGCTGACGGGTGCGATTGTCGGCTTGAGCGTGATGATGATCATCTGGTTCGCGCTTGGTGCAGAGCAGGGCGGTAGCATTATCGGCAGCGTGTTGCTGAACATGGCCGTCTTCGGCGCGATGTTCTCCTACATCATGCAGGCGATCTCCTTCATCCTGCTGCGCAAGAACCTGCCGGATATCGAACGGCCGTTCCGCTCGCCGCTTGGCGTTCCGGGTGCGGTGCTCACCATCATCATCGCGGTCGTGACGCTGCTTTATCAGGTGCAGGATCCGAACTTCACCAAGGGCGTGTTGTGGGTGGCGATCTGGTTTGCGGTGGCGATCGCCTATTTCGCCATGATCGGTCGCCATCGCCTGATCCTTTCGCCGGAGGAGGAGTTCGCGCTGGAGCACAAGCAGGCCGCACTCAACGCTTCTGCCGCGAAAGCCTGA
- a CDS encoding N-formylglutamate amidohydrolase, with amino-acid sequence MTVRSQFFHADEGDTVAVENETGKSPVLLVCEHASKTLPARYGDLGLNEDVLSSHIAWDPGALAVARMLSQKLDAALVFQRFSRLIYDCNRPPESASAMPVTSEIYDIPGNADLDEAERFLRTAALYVPFHEAVSSLVEKRKILGIESVIVTIHSFTPVYHGRVREVEIGILHDADSRLADAMLADREVPSFKVERNQPYGPEDGVTHTLRLHALPDGLLNVMIEVRNDLIADEAGQRAAADYLGGNLERALASIGD; translated from the coding sequence ATGACGGTTCGTTCGCAATTTTTCCATGCCGACGAGGGTGACACAGTCGCGGTGGAAAACGAGACGGGGAAAAGCCCGGTGTTGCTCGTTTGCGAGCATGCCTCGAAAACGCTTCCTGCCCGTTATGGCGATCTCGGTCTTAACGAAGATGTCCTGTCGAGCCATATCGCCTGGGACCCCGGTGCGCTTGCGGTGGCGCGTATGTTGTCTCAGAAGCTTGATGCGGCGCTCGTCTTTCAGCGTTTTTCACGACTGATCTATGACTGCAATCGTCCGCCGGAATCGGCCTCTGCCATGCCGGTGACGAGTGAGATTTACGACATTCCAGGCAACGCCGATCTGGATGAGGCCGAGCGGTTTCTCCGTACGGCCGCCCTCTATGTCCCGTTTCATGAAGCCGTTTCCAGCCTCGTGGAAAAGCGGAAGATCCTCGGCATCGAGAGCGTCATCGTTACCATTCACAGTTTCACGCCGGTCTATCATGGGCGGGTGCGCGAGGTGGAAATCGGCATTTTGCATGACGCGGACTCGCGCTTGGCCGATGCGATGCTTGCAGATCGGGAGGTTCCTTCTTTCAAAGTGGAGCGCAACCAGCCCTACGGACCGGAAGATGGCGTGACCCACACGCTTCGTTTGCACGCGCTGCCGGATGGGCTGTTGAATGTGATGATCGAAGTTCGCAACGATCTCATTGCGGACGAGGCGGGACAGCGTGCCGCCGCCGACTATTTGGGTGGAAACCTCGAAAGAGCGCTTGCCAGCATCGGAGACTAG
- a CDS encoding MurR/RpiR family transcriptional regulator translates to MSNTSSATVSEVIQTHYEDLTRAERQLAESLLSNYPVSGLGSITTVAENAGVSTPTVARMVQKLGYKGYPEFQASLHQELEATISNPIAKHDRWASNAPGLHILNRFAAAITNNLRDTLSDLDTADFDNAAALLSDRKRGIYFVGGRITGAIAEYFFTHMQVIRPKTALMSSNSSSWPQYMLNMSAGDVLVIFDIRRYEQDMVTLAQVAYDNDVSILLFTDQWTSPVSRFAKHTFRVRIEAPSAWDSSVVTLFVVEALIEAVQSNGWDETRQRMNALEGLFEQTRLFRKPDRR, encoded by the coding sequence TTGAGCAACACGTCGTCTGCGACGGTGTCGGAGGTCATCCAGACCCATTATGAGGATCTGACGCGCGCCGAAAGGCAGCTCGCCGAAAGCCTGCTGTCAAATTATCCGGTTTCCGGCCTTGGCAGCATCACCACTGTTGCGGAAAATGCAGGCGTCTCCACCCCGACCGTTGCCCGCATGGTGCAAAAGCTTGGCTACAAGGGTTACCCTGAATTCCAGGCGAGCCTGCACCAGGAGCTGGAAGCCACCATCTCCAACCCGATTGCCAAGCATGACAGATGGGCAAGCAATGCACCGGGCCTGCATATCCTCAACCGCTTCGCCGCCGCGATCACCAACAACCTGCGCGACACGCTGAGCGATCTGGATACGGCGGACTTCGACAATGCCGCAGCCCTGCTCTCGGACAGAAAGCGCGGCATCTATTTCGTAGGCGGGCGCATCACCGGCGCTATCGCGGAATACTTCTTCACCCATATGCAGGTCATCCGCCCGAAGACGGCGTTGATGTCATCAAACTCCAGCTCATGGCCGCAATATATGCTGAACATGAGCGCGGGCGACGTGTTGGTCATCTTCGATATCCGCCGCTATGAGCAGGATATGGTGACGCTCGCCCAGGTGGCTTATGACAACGATGTCAGCATTCTTCTCTTCACCGACCAGTGGACATCCCCTGTCTCCCGCTTTGCCAAACATACCTTCAGGGTACGCATAGAGGCCCCGTCGGCATGGGACAGCTCGGTCGTCACCCTCTTCGTCGTCGAGGCTTTGATCGAGGCGGTGCAGAGCAATGGATGGGACGAAACCCGTCAGCGCATGAACGCGCTTGAAGGCCTTTTCGAGCAGACACGCCTGTTCAGAAAACCCGATCGACGGTGA
- a CDS encoding ABC transporter substrate-binding protein, translating to MISHSRRLLSLTTAIVLATTAIATAAPSEELIAAAKKEGMLTTIALPHDWCGYGDVIASFKAKYPEIQVNELNPDAGSADEIEAIKANKDNKGPQAPDVIDVGLAFGPQAKKDGLLQPYKVSTWDEIPENVKDAEGYWYGDYYGVMSFFVNKDLVTNTPKDWADLLKPEYAGQVALAGDPRASNQAILGVLAAGLSTGAKDGKEAGEAGLKYFADLNKAGNFVPVIGKAGTLAQGATPIVVAWDYNALGWAKTLNGNPPTEVVVPEKGVLAGVYVQGISAYAPHPNAAKLWMEHLYSDDGQLGWLKGFCHPIRFNALAKANKIPKDLLDALPPPAAYEKATFPTLADVDANKAAVTGGWDKVVGANVK from the coding sequence GTGATCTCGCACAGCCGCCGACTGCTTTCGCTTACCACCGCAATCGTGCTTGCCACCACGGCAATCGCCACGGCAGCACCAAGTGAAGAACTCATCGCAGCTGCCAAGAAGGAAGGCATGCTGACGACCATCGCCCTGCCGCACGACTGGTGCGGATACGGCGACGTCATCGCCTCCTTCAAGGCCAAGTACCCGGAAATTCAGGTCAACGAGCTGAACCCGGATGCAGGCTCCGCTGACGAAATCGAAGCCATCAAGGCCAACAAGGATAACAAGGGCCCGCAGGCGCCTGACGTTATCGACGTCGGTCTGGCCTTCGGCCCGCAGGCAAAGAAGGACGGCCTCCTTCAGCCTTACAAGGTCTCCACCTGGGACGAAATTCCGGAGAACGTCAAGGACGCCGAAGGCTACTGGTACGGCGACTATTACGGCGTCATGTCCTTCTTCGTGAACAAGGACCTCGTCACCAACACTCCGAAGGACTGGGCCGATCTGCTGAAGCCGGAATATGCCGGTCAGGTCGCTCTCGCTGGTGACCCGCGCGCCTCCAACCAGGCGATCCTCGGCGTTCTCGCCGCCGGTCTCTCCACCGGCGCAAAGGACGGCAAGGAAGCTGGTGAAGCAGGCCTGAAGTATTTCGCCGACCTCAACAAGGCTGGCAACTTTGTTCCCGTCATCGGCAAGGCCGGCACGCTGGCACAGGGCGCAACGCCAATTGTAGTCGCCTGGGACTATAACGCTCTCGGCTGGGCAAAGACGCTGAACGGCAACCCGCCGACGGAAGTCGTCGTTCCTGAGAAGGGCGTTCTGGCTGGCGTCTACGTGCAGGGCATTTCCGCCTACGCACCGCATCCGAATGCTGCGAAGCTGTGGATGGAGCACCTTTACTCCGACGATGGTCAGCTTGGCTGGCTGAAGGGCTTCTGCCACCCGATCCGCTTCAATGCGCTCGCCAAGGCCAACAAGATCCCGAAGGACCTGCTCGACGCTCTGCCGCCTCCGGCAGCCTATGAGAAGGCAACCTTCCCGACGCTCGCAGATGTGGATGCCAACAAGGCAGCCGTCACCGGCGGCTGGGACAAGGTTGTCGGCGCCAACGTCAAGTAA